A portion of the Micromonospora vinacea genome contains these proteins:
- a CDS encoding alpha/beta fold hydrolase, producing the protein MRRATLWPDHLLPDDRVPPPWPGREVRLDGRVTYVRDTPATAAGAEPALYVHGLGGSSQNWTDLAGLLADRLDGQAIDLPGFGRSEPGPRYTIPAFADLVVRWIEHSGRGPVHLFGNSLGGSVAVQVAGLRPDLVRTLTLISPALPFLDFRRSLQGRMLPVLAIPRGERLVARHLTQLAPEVMAQQVLEACVADLSRICDQRRAEALEEIRVRYEAEHYAAAYVRTFRGLVSSFLRSYLPGPGSLWRLAEAVRAPTLVVGGLQDRLVDVRVAPQTARVIPDSRLMMLKGVGHVAQLEVPRLVARAVVGLLAETEDAAGRSDLAG; encoded by the coding sequence ATGAGACGCGCCACTCTCTGGCCGGACCACCTGCTCCCCGACGACCGCGTTCCGCCGCCGTGGCCGGGCCGGGAGGTCCGCCTCGACGGCCGGGTCACGTACGTCCGGGACACCCCGGCCACCGCCGCTGGCGCGGAGCCGGCGCTGTACGTGCACGGGTTGGGCGGGTCGTCGCAGAACTGGACCGACCTGGCCGGGCTGCTCGCCGACCGGCTGGACGGTCAGGCCATCGACCTGCCCGGCTTCGGCCGGAGCGAGCCCGGCCCGCGCTACACGATTCCGGCCTTCGCGGATCTTGTCGTCCGCTGGATCGAGCATTCCGGTCGAGGCCCGGTGCACCTGTTCGGCAACTCGCTGGGCGGGTCGGTCGCGGTCCAGGTCGCCGGGCTCCGGCCGGATCTGGTCCGCACCCTCACCCTGATCTCCCCGGCGCTGCCGTTCCTGGATTTCCGGCGCTCGTTGCAGGGGCGGATGCTGCCGGTGCTCGCCATTCCCCGAGGTGAGCGGCTGGTCGCCCGGCACCTCACCCAGCTCGCGCCCGAGGTGATGGCCCAGCAGGTGCTGGAGGCGTGCGTCGCCGACCTCAGCCGGATCTGCGATCAGCGCCGGGCCGAGGCGCTGGAGGAGATCCGGGTGCGGTACGAGGCCGAGCACTACGCCGCCGCGTACGTCCGGACGTTCCGTGGGCTGGTCTCCAGCTTCCTGCGTTCGTACCTGCCCGGGCCGGGGTCGCTGTGGCGCCTCGCCGAGGCGGTACGCGCACCGACCCTGGTGGTGGGCGGTCTGCAGGACCGTCTGGTCGACGTGCGGGTCGCGCCGCAGACCGCCCGGGTCATTCCGGACAGCCGATTGATGATGCTCAAGGGCGTCGGCCACGTGGCGCAGTTGGAGGTTCCCCGGCTGGTTGCCCGCGCGGTGGTCGGCCTGCTCGCCGAAACGGAGGACGCCGCGGGGCGGTCTGATCTGGCAGGCTGA
- a CDS encoding TetR/AcrR family transcriptional regulator: MTAAGNGAQTAGRPTRLPRSARRKQLLAAAQEVFVAQGYHAAAMDDIAERAGVSKPVLYQHFPGKMDLYLALLDTHCDAIVAQVQDAMRGTSDNKERVSASVRAYFDFVDHESEAFRLVFESDLRNDPAVRQRVERVEQGCIAAITDTIISDTGVSRAHAELLASGLVGAAETAAQFWLAGGRQVPKAEAEALVAALSWRGIASFPLQGESA, from the coding sequence ATGACCGCTGCGGGGAACGGTGCACAGACCGCCGGCCGGCCCACCCGCCTGCCCCGCTCCGCGCGTCGTAAGCAGCTTCTCGCTGCGGCGCAGGAGGTGTTCGTCGCGCAGGGCTACCACGCCGCCGCGATGGACGACATCGCCGAGCGGGCCGGGGTCTCGAAGCCGGTGCTCTACCAACACTTTCCCGGAAAGATGGATCTCTACCTGGCGCTGCTCGACACGCACTGTGACGCCATCGTCGCTCAGGTGCAGGACGCGATGCGCGGCACCAGCGACAACAAGGAGCGGGTCAGCGCGTCGGTGCGGGCGTACTTCGACTTCGTCGACCACGAGAGCGAGGCGTTCCGGCTCGTCTTCGAGTCGGATCTGCGCAACGACCCGGCGGTGCGGCAGCGGGTGGAGCGGGTCGAGCAGGGCTGCATCGCGGCGATCACCGACACCATCATCTCCGACACCGGGGTGAGCCGGGCGCACGCCGAGTTGCTGGCCTCCGGGCTGGTCGGCGCGGCGGAGACGGCAGCGCAGTTCTGGCTGGCCGGCGGCCGGCAGGTGCCGAAGGCCGAGGCCGAGGCGTTGGTGGCCGCGCTGTCGTGGCGGGGCATCGCGAGCTTCCCGCTGCAAGGTGAGTCAGCCTGA
- a CDS encoding DUF3107 domain-containing protein, whose protein sequence is MEVKIGVQYAPRELVLDSAQSPAEIEQIVTDAFAGNGGTLSLTDEKGRRVIVPIEKVAYVEIAEASSRAVGFTVR, encoded by the coding sequence GTGGAGGTCAAGATCGGCGTGCAGTACGCGCCGCGCGAGCTGGTACTGGACAGCGCGCAGTCGCCGGCCGAGATCGAGCAGATCGTGACCGACGCCTTCGCCGGCAACGGCGGCACGCTGTCCCTGACCGACGAGAAGGGCCGGCGGGTCATCGTTCCGATCGAGAAGGTCGCCTACGTCGAGATCGCCGAGGCGTCGTCCCGGGCGGTCGGGTTCACCGTCCGCTGA
- a CDS encoding ferritin-like fold-containing protein, whose amino-acid sequence MSDFAVADLLGLVAFGELLAFERMAGDARLAPDLRRRAALNEMAAAEIANYRRLADRLTVLGVPPEDAMAPYVEPVQAYHDSTEPRDWAEVVTKAYVGDAITDDFVREIADALEEPDRALVLDVLHDSRYADFAAAEIRVAVADDPRVAGRLSMWARRLVGEALSQAGRVAAERATLTALIARDGRVDVPGLFGRLTTAHTARMAAAGLNN is encoded by the coding sequence GTGTCTGATTTCGCCGTCGCTGACCTGTTGGGTCTCGTCGCCTTCGGCGAGCTGCTCGCCTTCGAGCGGATGGCCGGGGACGCCCGGCTCGCTCCCGACCTGCGCCGCCGGGCCGCGCTGAACGAGATGGCCGCGGCCGAGATCGCCAACTACCGGCGCCTCGCCGACCGGCTCACCGTGCTGGGCGTACCGCCGGAGGATGCGATGGCGCCCTATGTCGAGCCGGTGCAGGCGTACCACGACTCGACCGAGCCACGGGACTGGGCGGAAGTGGTCACCAAGGCGTACGTCGGCGACGCGATCACCGACGACTTCGTTCGCGAGATCGCCGATGCGCTGGAGGAACCGGACCGGGCGTTGGTGCTGGACGTCCTGCACGACTCCCGGTACGCGGACTTCGCCGCGGCGGAGATCCGGGTGGCCGTCGCTGACGACCCCCGGGTGGCTGGTCGGCTCTCGATGTGGGCCCGGAGGCTGGTCGGAGAGGCGTTGTCCCAGGCCGGCCGCGTCGCCGCCGAGCGGGCCACCCTCACCGCGCTGATCGCGCGGGACGGCCGGGTCGACGTGCCTGGGCTGTTCGGCCGGCTCACCACCGCGCACACCGCGCGGATGGCCGCCGCCGGGCTGAACAACTGA